The Candidatus Delongbacteria bacterium genome has a window encoding:
- a CDS encoding M6 family metalloprotease domain-containing protein: MINKVIILLLISLSIVISAPISFQEYSVNQPDGTEIKCYVSGDEFFNYIHDADGYTIIQNDDGWYYYGISIGDKVVPSKHKVGEVTPSATNLKKWDLISKDAYQKRRDFYNFDGKLDVKAPHEGVLNNVVVYIKFADDTEFPEPRSLFDDRLNKENSVSLRDYYNEVSYNKLEIISHHYPESALNTNISFTDENPRDYYRPYSSSNPIGYTENQRTSREHKLLKRAIEAIAPQVPTNLDIDADNDGNVDNVCFIIRGGNDGWAELLWAHRWYLYTENAFINGKKVYDYTFQPVTQNNVQTLCHEMFHALGAPDLYHYYENTNISPAGPWDLMESGFGHMGSYMKWKYADQTWIEEIPEITESGEYTLYPLSNESQNCFKIQSPNSNHEFFVLEYRKRDSSYEGNLPGSGLLVYRINTYYDGNADGDDEVYIYRPNGTPTNNGSINQAFYSYESGRVSIDDTTNPTPFLENGNFGGLYLYNIGTAGETITFNVTSGYLAPPQNLFGSADDGICTLSWESGVKNFEYYNVYRNDEVIGTTNENNYVDESVNNGTEYVYTISAVYSGEVSGESAKSNEVVLIPYASLVLPFSEDFESPSFWWTSNVNCQDKWDIRNTNKAGGSAPEIRNQWQNGNDNQITRYVSPRLNTTGIDVLHVNFKQYFKFMSGGVTLKIQSSTDGVNFTDEDWIKTPEDDLDASSEYCNINIVGDITYIAFTIEGNLLQYGFWYFDDIEIGEGAEINETVPETTILLTSYPNPFNPVTNLLFNSSFNNQKMTLNIYNSNGQKVFADSNLTLTKGVNIVRFDASSLNSGVYYAQIKGSKISSNLHKIVLLK; the protein is encoded by the coding sequence ATGATAAATAAAGTGATTATTCTACTATTGATTAGTTTATCGATAGTTATTTCAGCTCCGATATCTTTTCAGGAGTATTCTGTAAATCAACCTGATGGAACAGAAATAAAATGTTACGTCAGTGGAGATGAATTTTTTAATTATATCCACGATGCAGATGGTTATACAATTATTCAAAATGATGATGGTTGGTATTACTATGGTATCTCAATTGGCGATAAGGTTGTTCCCTCTAAACATAAAGTAGGGGAAGTTACTCCTTCAGCAACAAATTTGAAAAAATGGGACTTGATAAGTAAAGATGCTTACCAAAAAAGAAGAGATTTTTATAATTTTGATGGAAAATTAGATGTTAAAGCACCGCATGAAGGTGTTTTGAATAATGTTGTTGTTTACATAAAATTTGCAGATGACACTGAATTTCCAGAGCCAAGATCACTATTTGATGACAGATTAAACAAAGAAAATTCAGTTTCTTTAAGAGATTACTACAATGAAGTTTCATACAATAAGTTGGAAATTATTAGTCATCATTATCCTGAATCAGCTCTAAACACCAACATTTCTTTCACAGACGAGAATCCAAGGGATTATTATAGACCATATAGCTCGTCCAATCCCATAGGATATACAGAGAATCAGCGAACAAGTAGAGAGCATAAATTGCTGAAAAGGGCTATTGAAGCAATAGCACCACAAGTACCTACTAATCTCGATATTGACGCTGATAATGATGGTAATGTTGATAATGTTTGTTTCATCATAAGAGGTGGAAATGATGGATGGGCAGAACTTTTATGGGCTCATAGATGGTACCTTTACACTGAAAATGCTTTTATCAATGGTAAAAAAGTCTATGATTATACTTTTCAACCTGTTACCCAAAATAATGTTCAAACTCTGTGTCATGAAATGTTTCATGCTTTAGGTGCTCCAGACCTGTATCATTATTATGAGAATACAAACATTTCACCTGCTGGTCCATGGGATTTGATGGAAAGTGGTTTTGGTCACATGGGTTCATATATGAAATGGAAATATGCGGACCAAACTTGGATAGAAGAGATTCCAGAAATTACGGAATCAGGTGAGTATACCTTATATCCTCTCTCTAATGAATCGCAAAACTGTTTCAAAATTCAATCTCCGAATTCCAACCATGAGTTCTTTGTATTGGAGTATAGAAAAAGAGATAGCAGTTATGAAGGCAATCTGCCTGGATCAGGATTGTTAGTATATAGAATTAACACTTATTATGATGGAAATGCTGATGGTGATGATGAAGTCTACATTTATAGACCGAACGGAACACCTACGAATAATGGAAGTATCAATCAGGCATTTTATTCCTATGAATCAGGAAGAGTAAGTATTGACGATACTACGAATCCAACTCCCTTTTTGGAGAATGGAAATTTTGGTGGTCTTTACTTATACAATATTGGAACTGCTGGCGAGACTATCACTTTTAATGTTACATCTGGTTATTTAGCTCCACCTCAAAATTTGTTTGGTAGTGCAGATGATGGGATTTGTACTTTATCATGGGAGTCAGGAGTAAAAAATTTCGAATATTATAATGTTTACAGAAATGACGAAGTGATAGGTACAACTAATGAAAATAATTATGTTGACGAATCAGTAAATAATGGAACAGAATATGTTTACACGATATCGGCTGTTTATTCTGGTGAAGTTTCTGGGGAATCAGCAAAATCAAATGAAGTTGTTTTAATCCCTTACGCTTCTTTGGTATTGCCTTTTTCTGAAGATTTTGAATCCCCAAGCTTTTGGTGGACATCTAATGTAAATTGTCAGGACAAATGGGACATTAGGAATACAAATAAAGCAGGTGGCTCTGCTCCAGAGATTAGGAATCAATGGCAAAATGGTAATGATAATCAAATTACGAGGTATGTTTCACCTCGCTTGAATACAACAGGCATCGATGTATTGCATGTGAATTTCAAGCAATATTTTAAATTTATGAGTGGTGGAGTTACTTTAAAAATACAATCCAGTACAGATGGAGTAAATTTTACTGATGAAGATTGGATAAAAACTCCAGAAGATGATTTGGACGCTTCTAGTGAGTACTGCAATATAAATATAGTGGGAGATATTACTTACATCGCTTTCACAATTGAGGGGAATTTACTCCAATATGGTTTTTGGTATTTTGATGATATTGAAATTGGTGAAGGTGCTGAAATTAATGAAACAGTTCCTGAAACTACGATTCTTCTGACATCGTACCCGAATCCATTCAACCCTGTCACTAATTTACTCTTCAACTCCAGCTTTAATAATCAAAAAATGACTCTTAATATCTATAATTCAAATGGTCAGAAAGTATTCGCTGATTCTAACCTTACACTTACGAAAGGTGTTAACATAGTCAGATTTGACGCATCTTCACTTAATTCTGGTGTTTATTATGCTCAGATAAAGGGAAGTAAAATTTCATCTAATCTACATAAAATTGTATTGTTGAAATAG
- the tviB gene encoding Vi polysaccharide biosynthesis UDP-N-acetylglucosamine C-6 dehydrogenase TviB, whose protein sequence is METKIGVIGLGYVGLPLAVEFGKFYTTIGFDICESRVNELNEGHDKTLEVNDDDLKNAKKLKCSAKLEDLRGCNFYIVAVPTPVDKNKRPDLTPLVKASETVGKVLSKGDIVIFESTVYPGATEEDCVPVLEKMSGLKFNVDFFCGFSPERINPGDKVNTLTTIRKITSGSTPEVAEKVDQLYRTIIKAGTHKASSMKVAEAAKVIENSQRDINIAFVNELALIFERMGIDTLEVLEAAGTKWNFLPFRPGLVGGHCIGVDPYYLTHKAQELGYFPEIILAGRRLNDNMGNYVASKVVKLMIKKGHTIKDAKVLVLGITFKENCPDIRNTRVVDVISELEEFGCKVDVYDPWADSHEVREEYNLNLNENPTSDYNAIVLTVAHREFLNTDLCKFKLNDNSVIYDVKSILPKESIDGRL, encoded by the coding sequence ATGGAAACAAAAATAGGCGTTATTGGCTTGGGCTACGTTGGATTACCCTTAGCTGTTGAGTTTGGTAAATTTTACACAACAATAGGATTTGATATTTGTGAATCAAGGGTAAATGAGCTCAATGAAGGGCATGACAAAACTCTTGAAGTGAATGATGATGATTTGAAAAATGCAAAAAAACTAAAATGTTCAGCTAAGCTTGAGGACTTAAGGGGATGTAATTTTTATATAGTAGCTGTTCCTACTCCTGTTGATAAAAATAAGAGACCTGATCTCACTCCTCTAGTTAAAGCATCTGAAACAGTTGGTAAAGTTTTGTCTAAAGGAGATATCGTTATCTTTGAAAGTACCGTTTATCCTGGAGCTACAGAAGAGGACTGTGTACCTGTATTAGAGAAAATGAGTGGATTGAAATTTAATGTAGATTTCTTTTGTGGATTCTCACCTGAAAGGATAAATCCTGGAGATAAAGTAAATACTCTTACAACAATTAGAAAAATCACATCAGGTTCAACACCAGAAGTTGCTGAAAAGGTTGATCAACTTTATAGAACAATTATTAAGGCTGGTACGCATAAAGCTTCTTCTATGAAAGTTGCAGAAGCCGCAAAAGTTATTGAAAATTCTCAAAGAGATATAAATATAGCTTTTGTAAATGAGTTGGCCCTCATTTTTGAGAGGATGGGGATAGATACTCTTGAAGTTTTAGAAGCCGCAGGTACGAAATGGAACTTCTTACCTTTTAGACCTGGTTTGGTTGGAGGGCATTGCATTGGTGTTGATCCATATTATCTAACCCACAAAGCTCAGGAACTAGGATATTTCCCTGAAATAATACTTGCTGGTAGAAGGCTAAACGATAATATGGGAAATTATGTAGCTTCAAAAGTTGTCAAACTTATGATCAAAAAAGGACATACAATAAAGGACGCAAAAGTATTAGTACTGGGTATAACTTTTAAAGAAAACTGTCCTGACATTAGAAACACTAGGGTTGTTGATGTAATTTCGGAACTTGAAGAGTTCGGATGTAAAGTCGATGTTTATGATCCTTGGGCAGACAGTCATGAAGTAAGAGAAGAGTACAATTTGAATTTAAATGAAAATCCTACTTCAGACTACAATGCGATTGTACTTACTGTAGCACACAGAGAATTTTTAAATACTGATTTATGTAAATTCAAACTTAATGATAATTCTGTGATTTACGATGTTAAAAGTATTCTTCCTAAAGAATCTATTGACGGTAGACTTTAA